The following coding sequences lie in one Phyllopteryx taeniolatus isolate TA_2022b chromosome 4, UOR_Ptae_1.2, whole genome shotgun sequence genomic window:
- the LOC133477235 gene encoding uncharacterized protein LOC133477235 isoform X1: MADGEAAVSVKRGAAAVIGALNPRKELTPRLSIFLIFLNLLLLFIDVLISFLHIATPIRRPLLLNMDPEKTLTFCLGLKVELMTMTLKYVDGTTEASTVAVTQKELDQLTVHKVVKQHEGSGSQPVVSPKYCPGVNNNPGYLCETGHCCGETGCCTYYYELWWFWLLWTVLILFSCFCAYRHRRAKHRRFWLLWTVLILFSCFCAYRHRRAKLRIQQQQRQREINLLAYNGACNFPSSMLDLSFLATFKLPSYDEVAARPTTPPPPYSSVFALQGGVMLGPSSSYPHHHLHSHPCSPYLGPGPSGLTSSQSSDNYTSCSCESCSLTSPCSTSFSVQVTDETYDSSRLSTPSEAGGDGALLPRAAGGRLSTNSSSPPSSQVPPDVIPALTPDVIPSHSYNGNEGISRQAAPLSLPLWPFNSYRPSQHPRLPLSPISLLSSLPSDQVHHLVYSDPLYATPKEREGDAPHQGAVPATSMSTVMHPEDEDEEDDEEDHFRHRRLTGDSGIEVCRCKVKREDREEEACLKEWEPQDRGNCSVRAKEGVLSPLLDDCVQHHGDAVIVVESSVV; the protein is encoded by the exons ATGGCGGATGGGGAAGCCGCCGTGTCCGTGAAGAGGGGGGCGGCCGCTGTGATTGGAGCTCTAAACCCGAGGAAAGAGCTCACGCCTCGGCTttcgatttttttaatttttttaaatttattactattatttattgatgtattgatttcttttttgcacATTGCCACTCCGATCCGACGTCCGCTTCTTCTTAACATGGATCCCGAGAAGACATTGACGTTCTGTCTCGGGCTCAAGGTTGAGTTg aTGACTATGACCCTGAAATATGTGGATGGGACCACCGAGGCTTCCACG GTGGCTGTTACCCAGAAGGAATTGGACCAACTCACGGTTCACAAG GTGGTGAAGCAACATGAGGGTTCTGGTAGCCAGCCTGTAGTCAGTCCCAAGTACTGTCCTGGTGTAAACAACAATCCAGGTTACCTCTGTGAGACAGGACACTGCTGCGGAGAGACGGGCTGCTGTACCTACTATTATGAACTCTGGT GGTTCTGGCTGCTGTGGACCGTGCTGATCCTCTTCAGCTGTTTCTGTGCTTACCGCCATCGCCGTGCCAAGCACCGAA GGTTCTGGCTGCTGTGGACCGTGCTGATCCTCTTCAGCTGTTTCTGTGCTTACCGCCATCGCCGTGCCAAGCTGAGGATCCAGCAGCAACAGAGACAGAGGGAAATCAATCTTCTTGCCTATAACGGAGCCTGCAACTTCCCATCCTCCATGCTGGATCTCA GTTTTCTGGCCACCTTCAAGTTACCCTCTTATGATGAAGTAGCAGCGCGGCCCACCACACCTCCTCCACCTTACAGCTCCGTCTTCGCCCTGCAGGGAGGCGTCATGCTAGGGCCGAGCTCCTCCTACCCCCATCACCACCTCCACAGTCACCCCTGCTCCCCCTACCTGGGCCCGGGCCCCAGCGGCCTCACCTCATCCCAGAGCTCCGACAACTACACCAGCTGCTCCTGCGAGTCCTGCTCCCTCACTTCGCCCTGCAGCACCTCCTTCTCTGTCCAGGTGACGGACGAGACGTACGACAGCAGCCGCCTGTCCACGCCCAGCGAAGCGGGGGGCGACGGCGCCCTCTTACCCAGGGCGGCGGGCGGCCGCTTATCAACTAACTCGTCCTCGCCACCTTCGTCCCAGGTTCCACCGGATGTTATACCGGCGCTCACTCCAGATGTCATTCCCAGTCATTCCTATAATGGCAATGAGGGGATCTCACGCCAGGCTGCCCCGCTGTCACTGCCCCTGTGGCCCTTTAATAGCTATCGTCCCTCGCAACACCCTCGCCTCCCGCTTTCACCCATCAGTCTGCTATCTTCCCTTCCCTCCGATCAAGTCCATCATCTCGTCTACTCGGACCCCCTGTACGCCACGCCCAAAGAAAGAGAGGGAGACGCGCCTCATCAAGGGGCTGTCCCTGCCACAAGTATGTCCACCGTGATGCACCCCGaagacgaggacgaggaggatgACGAGGAGGATCACTTCCGCCACCGACGCCTGACGGGAGATTCCGGCATCGAGGTGTGTCGCTGCAAAGTCAAGCGAGAAGACCGAGAGGAGGAAGCGTGCCTCAAGGAGTGGGAGCCGCAAGACAGAGGGAACTGCTCCGTCCGAGCCAAGGAGGGCGTCCTCTCACCCCTGCTGGACGACTGTGTCCAGCACCACGGCGACGCCGTTATCGTCGTGGAGTCCTCTGTAGTCTAA
- the LOC133477235 gene encoding uncharacterized protein LOC133477235 isoform X4, giving the protein MVGVDGFSAYPNPFGQIRKYRALDLDAQGHRPPLRIQLTHNHIVICEMTMTLKYVDGTTEASTVAVTQKELDQLTVHKVVKQHEGSGSQPVVSPKYCPGVNNNPGYLCETGHCCGETGCCTYYYELWWFWLLWTVLILFSCFCAYRHRRAKHRRFWLLWTVLILFSCFCAYRHRRAKLRIQQQQRQREINLLAYNGACNFPSSMLDLSFLATFKLPSYDEVAARPTTPPPPYSSVFALQGGVMLGPSSSYPHHHLHSHPCSPYLGPGPSGLTSSQSSDNYTSCSCESCSLTSPCSTSFSVQVTDETYDSSRLSTPSEAGGDGALLPRAAGGRLSTNSSSPPSSQVPPDVIPALTPDVIPSHSYNGNEGISRQAAPLSLPLWPFNSYRPSQHPRLPLSPISLLSSLPSDQVHHLVYSDPLYATPKEREGDAPHQGAVPATSMSTVMHPEDEDEEDDEEDHFRHRRLTGDSGIEVCRCKVKREDREEEACLKEWEPQDRGNCSVRAKEGVLSPLLDDCVQHHGDAVIVVESSVV; this is encoded by the exons ATGGTTGGGGTGGACGGTTTCAGTGCCTACCCAAACCCGTTTGGACAGATCCGTAAATACAGAGCTCTGGATTTGGATGCTCAGGGCCACCGCCCCCCACTTCGCATACAACTGACACACAATCATATTGTCATCTGCGAG aTGACTATGACCCTGAAATATGTGGATGGGACCACCGAGGCTTCCACG GTGGCTGTTACCCAGAAGGAATTGGACCAACTCACGGTTCACAAG GTGGTGAAGCAACATGAGGGTTCTGGTAGCCAGCCTGTAGTCAGTCCCAAGTACTGTCCTGGTGTAAACAACAATCCAGGTTACCTCTGTGAGACAGGACACTGCTGCGGAGAGACGGGCTGCTGTACCTACTATTATGAACTCTGGT GGTTCTGGCTGCTGTGGACCGTGCTGATCCTCTTCAGCTGTTTCTGTGCTTACCGCCATCGCCGTGCCAAGCACCGAA GGTTCTGGCTGCTGTGGACCGTGCTGATCCTCTTCAGCTGTTTCTGTGCTTACCGCCATCGCCGTGCCAAGCTGAGGATCCAGCAGCAACAGAGACAGAGGGAAATCAATCTTCTTGCCTATAACGGAGCCTGCAACTTCCCATCCTCCATGCTGGATCTCA GTTTTCTGGCCACCTTCAAGTTACCCTCTTATGATGAAGTAGCAGCGCGGCCCACCACACCTCCTCCACCTTACAGCTCCGTCTTCGCCCTGCAGGGAGGCGTCATGCTAGGGCCGAGCTCCTCCTACCCCCATCACCACCTCCACAGTCACCCCTGCTCCCCCTACCTGGGCCCGGGCCCCAGCGGCCTCACCTCATCCCAGAGCTCCGACAACTACACCAGCTGCTCCTGCGAGTCCTGCTCCCTCACTTCGCCCTGCAGCACCTCCTTCTCTGTCCAGGTGACGGACGAGACGTACGACAGCAGCCGCCTGTCCACGCCCAGCGAAGCGGGGGGCGACGGCGCCCTCTTACCCAGGGCGGCGGGCGGCCGCTTATCAACTAACTCGTCCTCGCCACCTTCGTCCCAGGTTCCACCGGATGTTATACCGGCGCTCACTCCAGATGTCATTCCCAGTCATTCCTATAATGGCAATGAGGGGATCTCACGCCAGGCTGCCCCGCTGTCACTGCCCCTGTGGCCCTTTAATAGCTATCGTCCCTCGCAACACCCTCGCCTCCCGCTTTCACCCATCAGTCTGCTATCTTCCCTTCCCTCCGATCAAGTCCATCATCTCGTCTACTCGGACCCCCTGTACGCCACGCCCAAAGAAAGAGAGGGAGACGCGCCTCATCAAGGGGCTGTCCCTGCCACAAGTATGTCCACCGTGATGCACCCCGaagacgaggacgaggaggatgACGAGGAGGATCACTTCCGCCACCGACGCCTGACGGGAGATTCCGGCATCGAGGTGTGTCGCTGCAAAGTCAAGCGAGAAGACCGAGAGGAGGAAGCGTGCCTCAAGGAGTGGGAGCCGCAAGACAGAGGGAACTGCTCCGTCCGAGCCAAGGAGGGCGTCCTCTCACCCCTGCTGGACGACTGTGTCCAGCACCACGGCGACGCCGTTATCGTCGTGGAGTCCTCTGTAGTCTAA
- the LOC133477235 gene encoding uncharacterized protein LOC133477235 isoform X3, whose amino-acid sequence MHRNSEAGLADHDEMLLWKGRHLVDSVRNGSICLSCTLTFCLGLKVELMTMTLKYVDGTTEASTVAVTQKELDQLTVHKVVKQHEGSGSQPVVSPKYCPGVNNNPGYLCETGHCCGETGCCTYYYELWWFWLLWTVLILFSCFCAYRHRRAKHRRFWLLWTVLILFSCFCAYRHRRAKLRIQQQQRQREINLLAYNGACNFPSSMLDLSFLATFKLPSYDEVAARPTTPPPPYSSVFALQGGVMLGPSSSYPHHHLHSHPCSPYLGPGPSGLTSSQSSDNYTSCSCESCSLTSPCSTSFSVQVTDETYDSSRLSTPSEAGGDGALLPRAAGGRLSTNSSSPPSSQVPPDVIPALTPDVIPSHSYNGNEGISRQAAPLSLPLWPFNSYRPSQHPRLPLSPISLLSSLPSDQVHHLVYSDPLYATPKEREGDAPHQGAVPATSMSTVMHPEDEDEEDDEEDHFRHRRLTGDSGIEVCRCKVKREDREEEACLKEWEPQDRGNCSVRAKEGVLSPLLDDCVQHHGDAVIVVESSVV is encoded by the exons ATGCACAGGAATTCAGAGGCCGGCCT GGCAGACCACGACGAGATGTTGCTATGGAAaggccgccatcttgtggattCAGTAAGGAACGGCTCCATCTGCTTGAGCTGT ACATTGACGTTCTGTCTCGGGCTCAAGGTTGAGTTg aTGACTATGACCCTGAAATATGTGGATGGGACCACCGAGGCTTCCACG GTGGCTGTTACCCAGAAGGAATTGGACCAACTCACGGTTCACAAG GTGGTGAAGCAACATGAGGGTTCTGGTAGCCAGCCTGTAGTCAGTCCCAAGTACTGTCCTGGTGTAAACAACAATCCAGGTTACCTCTGTGAGACAGGACACTGCTGCGGAGAGACGGGCTGCTGTACCTACTATTATGAACTCTGGT GGTTCTGGCTGCTGTGGACCGTGCTGATCCTCTTCAGCTGTTTCTGTGCTTACCGCCATCGCCGTGCCAAGCACCGAA GGTTCTGGCTGCTGTGGACCGTGCTGATCCTCTTCAGCTGTTTCTGTGCTTACCGCCATCGCCGTGCCAAGCTGAGGATCCAGCAGCAACAGAGACAGAGGGAAATCAATCTTCTTGCCTATAACGGAGCCTGCAACTTCCCATCCTCCATGCTGGATCTCA GTTTTCTGGCCACCTTCAAGTTACCCTCTTATGATGAAGTAGCAGCGCGGCCCACCACACCTCCTCCACCTTACAGCTCCGTCTTCGCCCTGCAGGGAGGCGTCATGCTAGGGCCGAGCTCCTCCTACCCCCATCACCACCTCCACAGTCACCCCTGCTCCCCCTACCTGGGCCCGGGCCCCAGCGGCCTCACCTCATCCCAGAGCTCCGACAACTACACCAGCTGCTCCTGCGAGTCCTGCTCCCTCACTTCGCCCTGCAGCACCTCCTTCTCTGTCCAGGTGACGGACGAGACGTACGACAGCAGCCGCCTGTCCACGCCCAGCGAAGCGGGGGGCGACGGCGCCCTCTTACCCAGGGCGGCGGGCGGCCGCTTATCAACTAACTCGTCCTCGCCACCTTCGTCCCAGGTTCCACCGGATGTTATACCGGCGCTCACTCCAGATGTCATTCCCAGTCATTCCTATAATGGCAATGAGGGGATCTCACGCCAGGCTGCCCCGCTGTCACTGCCCCTGTGGCCCTTTAATAGCTATCGTCCCTCGCAACACCCTCGCCTCCCGCTTTCACCCATCAGTCTGCTATCTTCCCTTCCCTCCGATCAAGTCCATCATCTCGTCTACTCGGACCCCCTGTACGCCACGCCCAAAGAAAGAGAGGGAGACGCGCCTCATCAAGGGGCTGTCCCTGCCACAAGTATGTCCACCGTGATGCACCCCGaagacgaggacgaggaggatgACGAGGAGGATCACTTCCGCCACCGACGCCTGACGGGAGATTCCGGCATCGAGGTGTGTCGCTGCAAAGTCAAGCGAGAAGACCGAGAGGAGGAAGCGTGCCTCAAGGAGTGGGAGCCGCAAGACAGAGGGAACTGCTCCGTCCGAGCCAAGGAGGGCGTCCTCTCACCCCTGCTGGACGACTGTGTCCAGCACCACGGCGACGCCGTTATCGTCGTGGAGTCCTCTGTAGTCTAA
- the LOC133477235 gene encoding uncharacterized protein LOC133477235 isoform X6 yields the protein MHRNSEAGLADHDEMLLWKGRHLVDSVRNGSICLSCMTMTLKYVDGTTEASTVAVTQKELDQLTVHKVVKQHEGSGSQPVVSPKYCPGVNNNPGYLCETGHCCGETGCCTYYYELWWFWLLWTVLILFSCFCAYRHRRAKHRRFWLLWTVLILFSCFCAYRHRRAKLRIQQQQRQREINLLAYNGACNFPSSMLDLSFLATFKLPSYDEVAARPTTPPPPYSSVFALQGGVMLGPSSSYPHHHLHSHPCSPYLGPGPSGLTSSQSSDNYTSCSCESCSLTSPCSTSFSVQVTDETYDSSRLSTPSEAGGDGALLPRAAGGRLSTNSSSPPSSQVPPDVIPALTPDVIPSHSYNGNEGISRQAAPLSLPLWPFNSYRPSQHPRLPLSPISLLSSLPSDQVHHLVYSDPLYATPKEREGDAPHQGAVPATSMSTVMHPEDEDEEDDEEDHFRHRRLTGDSGIEVCRCKVKREDREEEACLKEWEPQDRGNCSVRAKEGVLSPLLDDCVQHHGDAVIVVESSVV from the exons ATGCACAGGAATTCAGAGGCCGGCCT GGCAGACCACGACGAGATGTTGCTATGGAAaggccgccatcttgtggattCAGTAAGGAACGGCTCCATCTGCTTGAGCTGT aTGACTATGACCCTGAAATATGTGGATGGGACCACCGAGGCTTCCACG GTGGCTGTTACCCAGAAGGAATTGGACCAACTCACGGTTCACAAG GTGGTGAAGCAACATGAGGGTTCTGGTAGCCAGCCTGTAGTCAGTCCCAAGTACTGTCCTGGTGTAAACAACAATCCAGGTTACCTCTGTGAGACAGGACACTGCTGCGGAGAGACGGGCTGCTGTACCTACTATTATGAACTCTGGT GGTTCTGGCTGCTGTGGACCGTGCTGATCCTCTTCAGCTGTTTCTGTGCTTACCGCCATCGCCGTGCCAAGCACCGAA GGTTCTGGCTGCTGTGGACCGTGCTGATCCTCTTCAGCTGTTTCTGTGCTTACCGCCATCGCCGTGCCAAGCTGAGGATCCAGCAGCAACAGAGACAGAGGGAAATCAATCTTCTTGCCTATAACGGAGCCTGCAACTTCCCATCCTCCATGCTGGATCTCA GTTTTCTGGCCACCTTCAAGTTACCCTCTTATGATGAAGTAGCAGCGCGGCCCACCACACCTCCTCCACCTTACAGCTCCGTCTTCGCCCTGCAGGGAGGCGTCATGCTAGGGCCGAGCTCCTCCTACCCCCATCACCACCTCCACAGTCACCCCTGCTCCCCCTACCTGGGCCCGGGCCCCAGCGGCCTCACCTCATCCCAGAGCTCCGACAACTACACCAGCTGCTCCTGCGAGTCCTGCTCCCTCACTTCGCCCTGCAGCACCTCCTTCTCTGTCCAGGTGACGGACGAGACGTACGACAGCAGCCGCCTGTCCACGCCCAGCGAAGCGGGGGGCGACGGCGCCCTCTTACCCAGGGCGGCGGGCGGCCGCTTATCAACTAACTCGTCCTCGCCACCTTCGTCCCAGGTTCCACCGGATGTTATACCGGCGCTCACTCCAGATGTCATTCCCAGTCATTCCTATAATGGCAATGAGGGGATCTCACGCCAGGCTGCCCCGCTGTCACTGCCCCTGTGGCCCTTTAATAGCTATCGTCCCTCGCAACACCCTCGCCTCCCGCTTTCACCCATCAGTCTGCTATCTTCCCTTCCCTCCGATCAAGTCCATCATCTCGTCTACTCGGACCCCCTGTACGCCACGCCCAAAGAAAGAGAGGGAGACGCGCCTCATCAAGGGGCTGTCCCTGCCACAAGTATGTCCACCGTGATGCACCCCGaagacgaggacgaggaggatgACGAGGAGGATCACTTCCGCCACCGACGCCTGACGGGAGATTCCGGCATCGAGGTGTGTCGCTGCAAAGTCAAGCGAGAAGACCGAGAGGAGGAAGCGTGCCTCAAGGAGTGGGAGCCGCAAGACAGAGGGAACTGCTCCGTCCGAGCCAAGGAGGGCGTCCTCTCACCCCTGCTGGACGACTGTGTCCAGCACCACGGCGACGCCGTTATCGTCGTGGAGTCCTCTGTAGTCTAA
- the LOC133477235 gene encoding uncharacterized protein LOC133477235 isoform X5 yields MHRNSEAGLADHDEMLLWKGRHLVDSTLTFCLGLKVELMTMTLKYVDGTTEASTVAVTQKELDQLTVHKVVKQHEGSGSQPVVSPKYCPGVNNNPGYLCETGHCCGETGCCTYYYELWWFWLLWTVLILFSCFCAYRHRRAKHRRFWLLWTVLILFSCFCAYRHRRAKLRIQQQQRQREINLLAYNGACNFPSSMLDLSFLATFKLPSYDEVAARPTTPPPPYSSVFALQGGVMLGPSSSYPHHHLHSHPCSPYLGPGPSGLTSSQSSDNYTSCSCESCSLTSPCSTSFSVQVTDETYDSSRLSTPSEAGGDGALLPRAAGGRLSTNSSSPPSSQVPPDVIPALTPDVIPSHSYNGNEGISRQAAPLSLPLWPFNSYRPSQHPRLPLSPISLLSSLPSDQVHHLVYSDPLYATPKEREGDAPHQGAVPATSMSTVMHPEDEDEEDDEEDHFRHRRLTGDSGIEVCRCKVKREDREEEACLKEWEPQDRGNCSVRAKEGVLSPLLDDCVQHHGDAVIVVESSVV; encoded by the exons ATGCACAGGAATTCAGAGGCCGGCCT GGCAGACCACGACGAGATGTTGCTATGGAAaggccgccatcttgtggattCA ACATTGACGTTCTGTCTCGGGCTCAAGGTTGAGTTg aTGACTATGACCCTGAAATATGTGGATGGGACCACCGAGGCTTCCACG GTGGCTGTTACCCAGAAGGAATTGGACCAACTCACGGTTCACAAG GTGGTGAAGCAACATGAGGGTTCTGGTAGCCAGCCTGTAGTCAGTCCCAAGTACTGTCCTGGTGTAAACAACAATCCAGGTTACCTCTGTGAGACAGGACACTGCTGCGGAGAGACGGGCTGCTGTACCTACTATTATGAACTCTGGT GGTTCTGGCTGCTGTGGACCGTGCTGATCCTCTTCAGCTGTTTCTGTGCTTACCGCCATCGCCGTGCCAAGCACCGAA GGTTCTGGCTGCTGTGGACCGTGCTGATCCTCTTCAGCTGTTTCTGTGCTTACCGCCATCGCCGTGCCAAGCTGAGGATCCAGCAGCAACAGAGACAGAGGGAAATCAATCTTCTTGCCTATAACGGAGCCTGCAACTTCCCATCCTCCATGCTGGATCTCA GTTTTCTGGCCACCTTCAAGTTACCCTCTTATGATGAAGTAGCAGCGCGGCCCACCACACCTCCTCCACCTTACAGCTCCGTCTTCGCCCTGCAGGGAGGCGTCATGCTAGGGCCGAGCTCCTCCTACCCCCATCACCACCTCCACAGTCACCCCTGCTCCCCCTACCTGGGCCCGGGCCCCAGCGGCCTCACCTCATCCCAGAGCTCCGACAACTACACCAGCTGCTCCTGCGAGTCCTGCTCCCTCACTTCGCCCTGCAGCACCTCCTTCTCTGTCCAGGTGACGGACGAGACGTACGACAGCAGCCGCCTGTCCACGCCCAGCGAAGCGGGGGGCGACGGCGCCCTCTTACCCAGGGCGGCGGGCGGCCGCTTATCAACTAACTCGTCCTCGCCACCTTCGTCCCAGGTTCCACCGGATGTTATACCGGCGCTCACTCCAGATGTCATTCCCAGTCATTCCTATAATGGCAATGAGGGGATCTCACGCCAGGCTGCCCCGCTGTCACTGCCCCTGTGGCCCTTTAATAGCTATCGTCCCTCGCAACACCCTCGCCTCCCGCTTTCACCCATCAGTCTGCTATCTTCCCTTCCCTCCGATCAAGTCCATCATCTCGTCTACTCGGACCCCCTGTACGCCACGCCCAAAGAAAGAGAGGGAGACGCGCCTCATCAAGGGGCTGTCCCTGCCACAAGTATGTCCACCGTGATGCACCCCGaagacgaggacgaggaggatgACGAGGAGGATCACTTCCGCCACCGACGCCTGACGGGAGATTCCGGCATCGAGGTGTGTCGCTGCAAAGTCAAGCGAGAAGACCGAGAGGAGGAAGCGTGCCTCAAGGAGTGGGAGCCGCAAGACAGAGGGAACTGCTCCGTCCGAGCCAAGGAGGGCGTCCTCTCACCCCTGCTGGACGACTGTGTCCAGCACCACGGCGACGCCGTTATCGTCGTGGAGTCCTCTGTAGTCTAA
- the LOC133477235 gene encoding uncharacterized protein LOC133477235 isoform X7 yields MHRNSEAGLADHDEMLLWKGRHLVDSMTMTLKYVDGTTEASTVAVTQKELDQLTVHKVVKQHEGSGSQPVVSPKYCPGVNNNPGYLCETGHCCGETGCCTYYYELWWFWLLWTVLILFSCFCAYRHRRAKHRRFWLLWTVLILFSCFCAYRHRRAKLRIQQQQRQREINLLAYNGACNFPSSMLDLSFLATFKLPSYDEVAARPTTPPPPYSSVFALQGGVMLGPSSSYPHHHLHSHPCSPYLGPGPSGLTSSQSSDNYTSCSCESCSLTSPCSTSFSVQVTDETYDSSRLSTPSEAGGDGALLPRAAGGRLSTNSSSPPSSQVPPDVIPALTPDVIPSHSYNGNEGISRQAAPLSLPLWPFNSYRPSQHPRLPLSPISLLSSLPSDQVHHLVYSDPLYATPKEREGDAPHQGAVPATSMSTVMHPEDEDEEDDEEDHFRHRRLTGDSGIEVCRCKVKREDREEEACLKEWEPQDRGNCSVRAKEGVLSPLLDDCVQHHGDAVIVVESSVV; encoded by the exons ATGCACAGGAATTCAGAGGCCGGCCT GGCAGACCACGACGAGATGTTGCTATGGAAaggccgccatcttgtggattCA aTGACTATGACCCTGAAATATGTGGATGGGACCACCGAGGCTTCCACG GTGGCTGTTACCCAGAAGGAATTGGACCAACTCACGGTTCACAAG GTGGTGAAGCAACATGAGGGTTCTGGTAGCCAGCCTGTAGTCAGTCCCAAGTACTGTCCTGGTGTAAACAACAATCCAGGTTACCTCTGTGAGACAGGACACTGCTGCGGAGAGACGGGCTGCTGTACCTACTATTATGAACTCTGGT GGTTCTGGCTGCTGTGGACCGTGCTGATCCTCTTCAGCTGTTTCTGTGCTTACCGCCATCGCCGTGCCAAGCACCGAA GGTTCTGGCTGCTGTGGACCGTGCTGATCCTCTTCAGCTGTTTCTGTGCTTACCGCCATCGCCGTGCCAAGCTGAGGATCCAGCAGCAACAGAGACAGAGGGAAATCAATCTTCTTGCCTATAACGGAGCCTGCAACTTCCCATCCTCCATGCTGGATCTCA GTTTTCTGGCCACCTTCAAGTTACCCTCTTATGATGAAGTAGCAGCGCGGCCCACCACACCTCCTCCACCTTACAGCTCCGTCTTCGCCCTGCAGGGAGGCGTCATGCTAGGGCCGAGCTCCTCCTACCCCCATCACCACCTCCACAGTCACCCCTGCTCCCCCTACCTGGGCCCGGGCCCCAGCGGCCTCACCTCATCCCAGAGCTCCGACAACTACACCAGCTGCTCCTGCGAGTCCTGCTCCCTCACTTCGCCCTGCAGCACCTCCTTCTCTGTCCAGGTGACGGACGAGACGTACGACAGCAGCCGCCTGTCCACGCCCAGCGAAGCGGGGGGCGACGGCGCCCTCTTACCCAGGGCGGCGGGCGGCCGCTTATCAACTAACTCGTCCTCGCCACCTTCGTCCCAGGTTCCACCGGATGTTATACCGGCGCTCACTCCAGATGTCATTCCCAGTCATTCCTATAATGGCAATGAGGGGATCTCACGCCAGGCTGCCCCGCTGTCACTGCCCCTGTGGCCCTTTAATAGCTATCGTCCCTCGCAACACCCTCGCCTCCCGCTTTCACCCATCAGTCTGCTATCTTCCCTTCCCTCCGATCAAGTCCATCATCTCGTCTACTCGGACCCCCTGTACGCCACGCCCAAAGAAAGAGAGGGAGACGCGCCTCATCAAGGGGCTGTCCCTGCCACAAGTATGTCCACCGTGATGCACCCCGaagacgaggacgaggaggatgACGAGGAGGATCACTTCCGCCACCGACGCCTGACGGGAGATTCCGGCATCGAGGTGTGTCGCTGCAAAGTCAAGCGAGAAGACCGAGAGGAGGAAGCGTGCCTCAAGGAGTGGGAGCCGCAAGACAGAGGGAACTGCTCCGTCCGAGCCAAGGAGGGCGTCCTCTCACCCCTGCTGGACGACTGTGTCCAGCACCACGGCGACGCCGTTATCGTCGTGGAGTCCTCTGTAGTCTAA